From Coraliomargarita parva, one genomic window encodes:
- a CDS encoding LacI family DNA-binding transcriptional regulator, translating to MPRPVSLKEVADAAGVAKSTASYALKDSPLIKESTRAKVRAVAEKLGYHIDPTLSRALAKSRSGKRSNPGSTVVAYLTNCPSTFNEELFAAVQERATEVGLKAEQHFFDCKDTLSAKRTFQILAAKGIRAIVIGPLETPVDTLPVEWDRFACVVIGASLRNPHLHSVQKDLILETRESIGYLQAQGCKRIGFLIHAEFDSRKGNPVLSEVLRYRFQLLEDNNAQADKVRDAVFWYHGSNVADYAEWHKRFKPDSLVIDNPIDWLKGQHKGFDRLPKVFLYKHPKATDITGFTPEFTLLGRTAVDIVSNELAKRAYGIPKVPQRSLFTTEISVATEVGAPR from the coding sequence ATGCCACGCCCCGTATCACTCAAGGAAGTCGCCGACGCCGCTGGCGTTGCCAAATCCACCGCCTCTTACGCGCTGAAGGACAGCCCATTGATCAAGGAATCCACCCGTGCCAAAGTGCGCGCCGTGGCCGAAAAACTGGGCTATCACATTGACCCGACCCTCTCTAGGGCACTGGCGAAATCCAGGTCCGGCAAACGATCCAACCCCGGCAGCACGGTTGTCGCCTACCTCACGAACTGCCCCTCAACGTTCAATGAGGAACTCTTCGCCGCCGTGCAGGAACGGGCCACGGAAGTGGGCCTGAAAGCGGAACAGCACTTTTTCGATTGTAAGGACACTCTCAGTGCCAAGCGCACTTTTCAAATTCTTGCGGCGAAGGGCATCCGGGCCATCGTGATCGGCCCGCTGGAGACCCCGGTGGACACGCTTCCCGTGGAATGGGACCGCTTCGCCTGCGTGGTGATCGGTGCAAGCTTGAGAAATCCGCATCTGCACAGCGTCCAAAAAGACCTGATTCTGGAAACACGCGAATCCATCGGCTATTTGCAGGCCCAAGGCTGCAAGCGCATCGGCTTTCTCATCCATGCCGAATTTGACAGTCGCAAAGGAAACCCGGTGCTCTCCGAAGTCCTCCGCTATCGCTTTCAGCTCTTGGAAGACAACAACGCCCAAGCGGACAAAGTGCGGGACGCCGTCTTTTGGTATCATGGAAGCAATGTCGCGGATTACGCGGAATGGCACAAGCGGTTCAAACCGGACAGCCTCGTCATCGACAACCCCATCGATTGGCTGAAAGGCCAGCACAAGGGCTTTGATCGCTTGCCCAAGGTTTTTCTCTATAAGCACCCGAAAGCAACCGACATAACAGGATTCACACCCGAGTTTACGCTCCTTGGCCGGACCGCCGTGGACATTGTCTCGAACGAGCTCGCCAAGCGCGCCTATGGGATCCCCAAGGTCCCGCAACGCTCGTTGTTTACGACGGAGATTTCGGTCGCAACTGAGGTAGGTGCCCCGCGTTAA